Proteins found in one Campylobacter concisus genomic segment:
- a CDS encoding glycosyltransferase family 25 protein: MNYPIYVISLKRDEKRRQNLQKQFNRYDEFKIIDAVDAKNFSVNEYYGAMIDCLLKSCDEDYKFKIPPLIATPGELACTMSHIKAYEDFLQGNAEFTLILEDDVIGNDELINEAFLLCKDISSDSILICGVQDGLNSRFRAFGKKIKENLYLISPYSYASIYRTAAYILTRKSAKALLDFYKDGLYGADKWEAILKNTDIKMYFSNIFSHPEELGYSSLENQRKQKEKINSLFKKYNKNFSYKVSRFYEKHIVKNEKIFTK; the protein is encoded by the coding sequence TCTATGTTATATCACTAAAAAGAGATGAAAAGCGAAGGCAAAATTTACAAAAACAATTTAACAGATATGATGAATTTAAAATAATAGATGCGGTTGATGCTAAAAATTTTAGTGTCAATGAGTATTACGGCGCCATGATAGATTGCTTGTTAAAATCTTGTGATGAAGATTATAAATTTAAGATACCGCCATTAATTGCGACACCAGGTGAGCTAGCATGCACAATGTCACACATAAAAGCTTATGAGGATTTTTTACAAGGCAACGCGGAATTTACTTTAATATTAGAGGATGATGTTATTGGAAATGACGAATTAATAAATGAGGCCTTTTTGCTATGCAAAGATATAAGTAGTGATAGCATTTTGATATGCGGTGTGCAAGATGGATTAAATAGTAGATTTCGTGCTTTTGGCAAAAAAATAAAAGAAAATTTATATCTTATCTCACCATACTCATACGCTAGTATATATAGAACGGCTGCTTACATTCTAACAAGAAAGAGTGCAAAAGCTCTACTTGATTTTTACAAAGATGGCCTTTACGGAGCCGATAAATGGGAGGCAATCTTAAAAAACACTGATATAAAAATGTACTTTAGCAACATCTTTTCTCATCCAGAGGAGCTAGGCTACTCTAGCTTGGAAAACCAAAGAAAGCAAAAAGAGAAGATAAATTCTCTTTTTAAAAAATATAATAAAAATTTCTCATACAAGGTTTCAAGATTCTACGAGAAGCATATAGTAAAAAATGAGAAAATTTTTACCAAATAA
- a CDS encoding polysaccharide deacetylase family protein translates to MSVTVLMYHHVLEKSGFIASSVDEFRSHMKFLAENGYKTLSVNEFIAYKKGELEVPKKSVCITFDDGWMDNYIYAYPIVKEFGLKANIFIITGWIEAAQKAHEMRPANFLNVDHNECKRLAPSRPQDVILNLEQIEKMSDCFYFHSHTHGHFDGYFGQLSLDEEFGLCREFMKKNFGFDDEALCWPRGKYSDEYLSSAKKHGYSAFFTTKRGINKADGNLEEIKRIVTKRDEKWLKKTMFIYQNDILGSIYAAIRS, encoded by the coding sequence ATGAGCGTAACGGTTTTGATGTATCACCACGTGCTTGAAAAGAGCGGCTTTATCGCTAGTAGCGTGGATGAGTTTAGATCGCATATGAAATTCTTAGCCGAAAATGGTTATAAAACTCTAAGCGTAAATGAATTTATCGCGTACAAAAAGGGCGAGCTTGAGGTGCCTAAAAAGAGCGTTTGCATAACATTTGATGATGGCTGGATGGATAACTACATTTACGCCTATCCTATTGTGAAGGAATTTGGGCTAAAGGCAAATATTTTTATAATTACTGGCTGGATAGAAGCGGCACAAAAGGCACACGAGATGAGGCCTGCTAACTTTTTAAATGTTGATCACAACGAGTGCAAGAGGCTTGCTCCAAGCAGGCCGCAAGATGTGATATTAAATTTAGAGCAGATCGAGAAAATGAGTGATTGTTTTTACTTTCACTCACATACACATGGCCATTTTGATGGATATTTTGGGCAGCTGAGCCTAGACGAGGAATTTGGTCTTTGCCGTGAGTTTATGAAGAAAAACTTTGGCTTTGATGATGAGGCACTTTGCTGGCCAAGAGGCAAATATAGTGATGAATACCTAAGTTCTGCTAAAAAGCACGGATATAGCGCATTTTTCACTACAAAACGTGGTATAAACAAGGCTGATGGCAACCTTGAAGAGATAAAACGCATTGTTACAAAACGTGATGAAAAATGGCTAAAAAAGACTATGTTTATATATCAAAATGATATTTTAGGCTCGATTTACGCGGCTATAAGGTCCTAG